A region from the Rosa rugosa chromosome 6, drRosRugo1.1, whole genome shotgun sequence genome encodes:
- the LOC133715327 gene encoding beta-hexosaminidase 1, whose amino-acid sequence MATSFVLFLFVFSTALCFSQAKVKGPVTYLWPLPAEFTSGNHTLTVDPALSLVVGGNGGKSVILKEGFDRYKAIIFKNSNGVSGIDRMKAKGESYDISKVRVVVQSASEDLNLGVDESYTLFVLKKDGKAIVGEATIEANTVYGALRGLETFSQLCTFDYETKSMQVHKSPWNIRDKPRFAYRGLLLDTSRHYLPIDVIKQVIESMSYAKLNVLHWHVIDRESFPLEVPTYPKLWEGAYSQWERYTVEDAYEIVNFAKTRGINVMAEVDVPGHAQSWGTGYPDLWPSSSCTEPLDVSKNFTFDVLSGILTDLRKIFPFELFHLGGDEVNTTCWEATPHVKKWLKQQDMTAKDAYQYFVLKAQEIAISKNWTPVNWEETFNTFPTKLNPKTVVHNWLGGGVCPKAVDKGFRCIFSNQGVWYLDHLDVPWDATYNADPLEGIDDSSKQKLVLGGEVCMWGETADASNVQQTIWPRAAAAAERLWSRKESTSGKSSNETALPRLHYFRCLLNRRGVQAAPVENFYARSAPPGAGSCYAQ is encoded by the exons ATGGCGACTTCCTTTGTCTTGTTCCTATTCGTTTTCTCAACCGCGCTCTGTTTTTCTCAGGCCAAAGTCAAAGGGCCCGTCACGTATTTATGGCCGTTGCCGGCGGAGTTCACTTCCGGCAACCACACGCTCACTGTCGACCCGGCGCTGTCGCTCGTCGTCGGCGGGAACGGGGGCAAGTCCGTCATTTTGAAGGAGGGGTTTGATCGGTACAAGGCGATTATATTCAAGAACAGTAATGGGGTTTCTGGGATTGATAGAATGAAGGCCAAGGGAGAAAGCTATGATATTAGTAAAGTCAGAGTTGTGGTGCAGTCGGCGAGCGAAGAT CTTAATCTTGGTGTGGATGAGAGCTATACTCTGTTTGTGTTGAAGAAAGATGGGAAAGCTATTGTTGGGGAGGCGACTATTGAG GCAAACACAGTGTATGGTGCGTTGCGGGGGTTAGAG ACTTTCAGCCAATTGTGTACTTTTGACTATGAAACTAAATCCATGCAAGTACATAAGTCACCATGGAACATACGAGACAAACCAAGGTTTGCATATCGAGGGCTTTTGCTTG ATACATCAAGGCACTATTTACCAATTGACGTAATTAAGCAAGTAATTGAATCAATGTCATATGCTAAACTT AATGTTCTTCATTGGCACGTCATTGATAGAGAGTCATTTCCTCTAGAAGTACCTACATATCCCAAACTGTGGGAAGGTGCATATTCACAGTGGGAGAGATACACCGTTGAAGATGCATATGAAATTGTCAA CTTTGCGAAAACTAGAG GCATCAATGTTATGGCAGAAGTAGATGTCCCTGGTCATGCACAATCATG GGGAACTGGATATCCTGATCTCTGGCCTTCCTCTTCCTGCACAGAGCCTCTTGATGTTTCAAAGAATTTTACTTTTGACGTGCTTTCTGGCATTCTGACGG ATTTGAGAAAGATTTTCCCCTTCGAGCTTTTCCACTTGGGTGGTGATGAAGTTAATACAA CTTGCTGGGAAGCTACTCCACATGTAAAGAAATG gCTTAAGCAACAGGACATGACTGCCAAAGATGCCTACCAATATTTTGTTCTCAAAGCACAAGAAATAGCAATTTCCAAAAATTGGACCCCGGTCAACTG GGAAGAAACCTTCAACACCTTCCCTACGAAGCTCAATCCAAAGACTGTAGTGCATAACTG GTTGGGCGGAGGGGTTTGTCCAAAGGCTGTTGATAAAGGTTTCAGATGCATTTTCAGCAATCAAGGTGTTTGGTATCTTGACCATCTAGATGTCCCTTGGGATGCTACATATAATGCTGACCCACTTGAAGGAATAGATGATTCTTCCAAGCAAAAGCTTGTCCTTGGAGGAGAAGTATGCATGTGGGGTGAGACTGCTGATGCATCGAATGTTCAGCAAACAATATGGCCTCGAGCTGCAGCAGCTGCAG AGCGCCTGTGGAGCAGAAAGGAGTCAACTTCTGGAAAAAGTAGTAATGAAACTGCGCTACCTCGGCTACACTACTTCAGATGCCTCTTGAATAGGCGTGGAGTTCAAGCCGCTCCAGTTGAAAACTTCTACGCTCGAAGTGCTCCTCCTGGTGCTGGCTCATGTTATGCTCAATAA
- the LOC133718218 gene encoding uncharacterized protein LOC133718218, with protein MATSNSGSVSLKLLIDSKNQKVLFAEAGKDFVDFLFTLLSLPVGTVIRLLSKGGMVGSFGKLYESVENLDDAYMQPELNKDILLQPKALVDEPNILKLANNVESSAPNKVLYSCGAIIYGDQAHPYVTENPNETCPSCRHDMNSQTTYVGQPTTTAGTSGAGATGYVKGVVTYMIMDDLEVKPMSTISSITILNRFNIKDVGALEEKVVELAMEKGVELLKESLQSKSVLTNVFLGKKAAA; from the exons ATGGCGACCTCTAACTCCGGTTCTGTTAGCCTGAAGCTCCTGATTGATTCAAAGAATCAAAAGGTTCTCTTTGCTGAAGCCGGTAAGGATTTTGTGGATTTTCTTTTCACTCTTCTCTCTTTGCCTGTTGGTACTGTCATTAGGCTTCTCTCCAAGGGTGGGATGGTTGGTAGCTTTGGTAAACTGTATGAGAGTGTTGAAAACCTTGATGATGCATATATGCAACCCGAACTAAACAAGGATATCCTGCTTCAACCCAAGGCACTAGTTGATGAACCCAATATCCTCAAGTTGGCCAACAACGTTGAATCAAGTGCTCCAAACAAGGTGCTCTACTCGTGTGGTGCAATTATTTACGGTGACCAGGCCCACCCGTACGTGACTGAAAACCCCAACGAGACGTGTCCATCGTGTAGACACGACATGAACAGCCAAACTACTTACGTCGGTCAGCCGACTACAACGGCAGGAACGTCTGGTGCTGGCGCTACTGGATATGTGAAGGGCGTTGTGACATACATGATAATGGATGATCTGGAGGTGAAGCCCATGTCCACCATTTCAAGCATCACTATTCTCAACAGGTTCAATATCAAGGATGTTGGTGCCCTTGAAGAGAAGGTTGTTGAACTTGCCATGGAGAAG GGTGTGGAGCTGTTGAAGGAGTCTCTGCAGTCTAAATCGGTCCTCACAAATGTCTTCCTTGGGAAGAAAGCTGCTGCATGA
- the LOC133714907 gene encoding protein-tyrosine-phosphatase MKP1, whose protein sequence is MVDSEDASASSRAPVPLSGSRKMFWRSASWSASRTAAHNPETEEKDLADPNAAAGNSNGQSHRRFPVPLTPRSQQNSKARSGLPPLQLPIARRSLDEWPKAGSDDIGEWPQPPTPSGRGGGERLKLDLSAIQNNPAKNGGLVRRDKIAFFDKECSKVAQHIYLGGDAVAKDRDILKQNGITHVLNCVGFVCPEYFKADFVYRTLWLQDSPTEDITSILYDVFDYFEDVREQGGRVFVHCCQGVSRSTSLVIAYLMWREGQSFDDAFQYVKAARGIADPNMGFACQLLQCQKRVHAFPLSPSSLLRIYRIAPHSPYDPLHLVPKMLNNPSPSALDSRGAFIVHIPSAIYLWIGNNCELIMERDARGAVCQIVRYERVQGPITIIKEGEEPAYFWDAFSNLLPLMDKSGNGVEVGESKDKIRPGERKSDTYNIDFEIFQKAIMGGFVPPFASSQNEHETHLPARESSWSALRRKFASGNMKEFVSAPRLSLTRVYSDSMMFLQSTKSSISPSVAHSSSSSSSTSSPPYLSPDSISSDSSTCSKYFSESSLDSPSAASCSLPVSSTLPNCSDMSLLSPRSSYQPMSNQEKVVSNFSSQASSWSTPIPSKKLSSSLAERRGSLSKSLKLPVMSLNTSSKILPNEEGGVGINDSTCFVHGKNNVGNVLQSKDGVENGGEDSTPQCNIVLGKADSIDSCQREASLIKHSAEPWRNCLPGGAAESSASKKMGASCPVQSNSMQPFVCRWPSFEKLATFGASELDSKAAFAIFSPNRDLGKSEGRILYLWVGRFFDNGNLQIQLESDKNRADIEEIDWDQVGSDVLIQTGLPKDTIIKIVKENEEPVEFFALLSPL, encoded by the exons ATGGTGGATAGTGAGGATGCCTCTGCTAGTTCTCGGGCTCCGGTCCCGCTTTCCGGCTCCAGGAAAATGTTCTGGCGCTCGGCTTCGTGGTCTGCTTCGAGGACCGCGGCTCACAACCCTGAGACTGAGGAAAAGGACCTTGCAGATCCAAATGCGGCTGCAGGGAACAGTAATGGGCAGAGTCACCGTAGGTTTCCTGTTCCGTTGACCCCGCGGTCTCAGCAGAATAGCAAGGCTAGGTCTGGTTTGCCGCCCTTGCAATTGCCTATTGCTAGGCGTAGCTTGGATGAGTGGCCCAAGGCAGGTTCAGATGATATTGGTGAGTGGCCACAGCCTCCTACTCCGAGCGGGAGAGGTGGTGGGGAGAGGTTGAAACTTGATTTGTCAGCCATTCAGAACAACCCGGCAAAGAATGGTGGGCTTGTGAGGAGGGATAAGATTGCTTTCTTTGACAAAGAGTGTTCGAAAGTGGCTCAACACATTTATCTTGGTGGGGATGCCGTTGCGAAGGACAGAGACATTCTTAAGCAGAATGGGATAACCCATGTTCTGAATTGCGTGGGTTTTGTTTGTCCTGAGTATTTCAAGGcagattttgtgtatagaactcTATGGTTGCAGGATAGTCCTACAGAGGATATTACTAGTATTCTATATGATGTTTTTGATTACTTTGAAGATGTTAGGGAACAAGGTGGAAGGGTTTTTGTTCATTGTTGTCAAGGGGTGTCTCGGTCCACATCATTGGTGATTGCTTATCTTATGTGGAGAGAAGGACAAAGTTTTGATGATGCATTTCAGTATGTGAAAGCAGCTAGAGGCATTGCTGATCCAAATATGGGCTTTGCTTGTCAGTTATTACAGTGTCAGAAGAGAGTTCATGCTTTCCCTCTTAGCCCAAGTTCACTATTGAGGATATACAGAATTGCCCCGCATTCGCCATATGATCCTTTGCATCTCGTCCCCAAAATGCTGAATAATCCCTCACCTTCTGCTCTGGATTCTAGAGGTGCTTTTATTGTTCATATACCTTCTGCAATCTATCTTTGGATTGGTAACAACTGTGAGCTTATCATGGAAAGGGATGCAAGAGGGGCTGTTTGTCAGATTGTTCGGTATGAGAGAGTGCAAGGCCCAATAACAATAATCAAGGAAGGGGAAGAGCCTGCTTACTTTTGGGATGCTTTTTCAAACCTTTTACCCTTGATGGATAAATCTGGCAATGGAGTAGAGGTTGGGGAGTCAAAAGATAAGATTCGTCCAGGTGAAAGGAAGTCAGACACATATaatattgattttgaaattttccagaaagcTATTATGGGAGGTTTTGTACCTCCATTTGCATCCTCGCAAAATGAACATGAAACTCATCTTCCTGCCAGAGAGAGCAGCTGGAGTGCACTCAGGCGTAAATTTGCCTCAGGAAACATGAAGGAGTTTGTCTCAGCACCCCGGTTATCTCTCACCAGGGTCTATTCAGATTCAATGATGTTTCTTCAGTCTACTAAAAGTTCTATATCACCTTCAGTTGCACActcttcatcttcatcgtcCTCTACTTCCTCACCTCCATATCTGTCACCAGATTCCATCTCTTCTGATTCAAGCACTTGTTCAAAGTACTTTTCAGAATCCTCTCTGGATTCTCCATCTGCAGCTTCCTGTTCCCTTCCGGTATCATCAACATTGCCAAATTGTTCTGACATGTCTCTCCTCTCCCCTAGATCTTCTTATCAACCCATGTCTAACCAAGAAAAAGTTGTTTCCAATTTTAGTTCACAGGCCAGTTCTTGGTCAACCCCAATACCATCTAAAAAGTTATCATCTTCACTTGCAGAGCGTAGAGGTAGCTTGTCGAAGTCTCTCAAATTACCTGTGATGAGTTTGAATACTTCCTCGAAAATTCTTCCTAATGAAGAAGGTGGTGTAGGGATAAATGATAGTACTTGTTTTGTACATGGCAAGAACAATGTTGGCAATGTATTACAGTCAAAGGATGGTGTTGAAAATGGCGGGGAAGATTCAACACCACAATGCAACATAGTGCTGGGTAAGGCAGATAGTATTGACTCATGCCAAAGGGAAGCTTCTCTTATCAAACATAGTGCTGAACCTTGGAGAAATTGCCTTCCTGGAGGAGCTGCAGAATCCTCCGCCTCAAAGAAGATGGGGGCAAGTTGTCCTGTGCAATCTAATTCTATGCAACCTTTTGTATGCCGCTGGCCCAGTTTTGAGAAGCTAGCAACATTTGGTGCAAGCGAACTAGATTCTAAAGCTGCGTTTGCTATTTTCTCACCAAATAGAGACTTAGGTAAAAGTGAAGGCAGGATTTTGTATCTATGGGTAGGAAGGTTTTTTGACAATGGTAATCTTCAGATTCAATTAGAAAGTGACAAAAACAGAGCTGATATAGAAGAGATTGACTGGGACCAAGTTGGTTCTGATGTTCTCATCCAAACGGGTCTGCCAAAGGACACAATCATTAAG ATTgttaaagaaaatgaagaaccgGTGGAATTTTTTGCGTTATTGAGTCCATTGTAG